The following are encoded together in the Bacillus sp. NP157 genome:
- the edd gene encoding phosphogluconate dehydratase, with translation MTLHPVLAEVTQRIVERSHATRAAYLAKIDAARGKGARRHHLSCGNIAHGFAASCESDKDALRNGHAANIAIVTAYNDMLSAHQPYEGYPERIRTVARRLGATAQVAGGVPAMCDGVTQGRPGMELSLFSRDLIAMATAVSLSHDMYEGALYLGICDKIVPGMLIGALSFGHLASAFVPSGPMPSGIPNEEKSKVRQAFAAGKASRAELLEAEARSYHGAGTCTFYGTANSNQMLMEIMGVHLPGSSFEPPDTPLRNALTDATVERVLASDCIGDHYMPVGRIIDERAIVNGVVGLHATGGSTNHLLHLVAIARAAGIDLRWDDFDALSSVVPLLARVYPNGYADVNHFHDAGGMGFLMDQLLDAGLLHNDVNTIMGHGLEAYRQLPVLDDGRLAWKPVSKESGNRGVLRAISEPFRHDGGLRMLKGNLGRSVIKVSSVPDDRMVIEAPAIVFDEQDDVKAAFDRGELNRDFVAVVRFQGPRARGMPELHKLTPTLSLLQDRGYRVALVTDGRMSGASGRVPAAIHVTPEAEAGGPIARVRTGDMVRVDANTGSLEVLVAADEWNARVPDNIDLGVHHTGMGRELFAMFRQSAVAADLGAGVF, from the coding sequence ATGACCCTGCATCCCGTCCTCGCCGAGGTGACCCAGCGCATTGTCGAGCGTAGCCATGCCACGCGCGCGGCCTACCTCGCCAAGATCGACGCCGCTCGCGGCAAAGGTGCCCGTCGCCACCACCTGTCCTGCGGCAACATCGCGCACGGCTTCGCCGCCTCGTGCGAGTCCGACAAGGATGCGCTGCGCAACGGCCATGCTGCCAACATCGCGATCGTCACCGCGTACAACGACATGCTCTCGGCGCACCAGCCGTACGAGGGTTACCCGGAGCGCATCCGCACCGTCGCCCGTCGCCTTGGCGCCACGGCGCAGGTCGCCGGTGGCGTGCCGGCGATGTGCGACGGCGTCACCCAGGGGCGTCCGGGCATGGAGCTGTCGCTGTTCTCGCGCGACCTGATCGCCATGGCCACGGCGGTGTCGCTTTCGCACGACATGTACGAAGGCGCGCTCTACCTCGGCATCTGCGACAAGATCGTGCCCGGCATGCTGATCGGCGCGTTGTCGTTCGGCCACCTCGCCAGCGCCTTCGTGCCCTCGGGCCCGATGCCGTCGGGTATCCCGAACGAAGAGAAGTCCAAGGTCCGCCAGGCCTTCGCCGCCGGCAAGGCCTCGCGCGCGGAGCTGCTCGAAGCCGAGGCGCGTTCCTACCACGGCGCGGGCACCTGCACCTTCTACGGCACGGCCAACTCCAACCAGATGCTGATGGAGATCATGGGCGTGCACCTGCCCGGGTCGAGCTTCGAGCCGCCGGACACGCCGCTGCGCAACGCGTTGACCGACGCGACCGTGGAACGCGTGCTGGCGTCCGACTGCATCGGTGACCATTACATGCCGGTCGGCCGCATCATCGACGAACGCGCCATCGTCAATGGCGTGGTCGGCTTGCACGCCACTGGTGGTTCGACCAACCACCTGCTGCACCTGGTGGCGATCGCGCGCGCGGCGGGCATCGACCTGCGCTGGGACGATTTCGACGCGCTGTCGTCGGTCGTGCCGCTACTGGCGCGCGTGTATCCGAATGGCTACGCGGACGTGAACCACTTCCACGATGCCGGCGGCATGGGCTTCCTGATGGACCAGCTGCTCGACGCGGGCCTGCTGCACAACGACGTGAACACGATCATGGGCCACGGCCTCGAGGCCTATCGCCAGCTGCCCGTGCTTGACGACGGCCGCCTCGCGTGGAAGCCGGTGTCGAAGGAAAGCGGTAACCGTGGCGTGCTCCGCGCGATCAGCGAACCGTTCCGCCACGACGGTGGCCTGCGCATGCTCAAGGGCAACCTCGGCCGCAGCGTGATCAAGGTCTCATCGGTGCCCGACGACCGCATGGTGATCGAAGCGCCGGCGATCGTGTTCGACGAGCAGGACGACGTGAAGGCGGCCTTCGATCGCGGCGAACTCAATCGCGACTTCGTCGCCGTGGTGCGTTTCCAGGGCCCGCGTGCGCGTGGCATGCCCGAGCTGCACAAGCTGACGCCGACGCTCAGCCTGCTGCAGGACCGTGGCTATCGCGTGGCGCTGGTGACCGACGGCCGCATGTCCGGCGCCTCCGGACGCGTCCCGGCGGCGATCCACGTCACGCCCGAAGCGGAAGCCGGCGGCCCGATCGCACGCGTTCGCACCGGCGACATGGTCCGCGTCGACGCCAACACCGGTTCGCTGGAGGTGCTGGTGGCGGCGGACGAGTGGAACGCGCGCGTCCCCGACAACATCGACCTGGGTGTGCACCACACCGGCATGGGTCGCGAACTTTTTGCCATGTTCCGCCAGTCGGCCGTCGCGGCCGACCTCGGCGCGGGCGTGTTCTGA
- the eda gene encoding bifunctional 4-hydroxy-2-oxoglutarate aldolase/2-dehydro-3-deoxy-phosphogluconate aldolase: protein MSNEAKQAKVASTLALAPVVPVVIIDDASKAVGMARALVAGGIPAIEVTLRTPAALDAVRAIAAEVEGAFIGVGTVLTAKDLDAALKAGAKFAVSPGSSPRLLDAADDSELPLLPGAATSSEAMALLERGYRFQKFFPAVPAGGAKLIGAWASPLPQITFCPTGGISLANAPDFLSLPNVACVGGSWLTPADKLAAGDYAAIEALAREAAQLRRR, encoded by the coding sequence ATGAGCAACGAAGCAAAGCAGGCCAAGGTCGCATCCACCCTCGCACTCGCACCGGTGGTTCCGGTGGTGATCATCGACGACGCGTCGAAGGCGGTGGGCATGGCTCGCGCCCTGGTCGCGGGTGGTATCCCGGCGATCGAGGTCACCCTGCGCACGCCGGCCGCGCTGGATGCGGTGCGTGCGATCGCGGCCGAAGTCGAAGGTGCGTTCATCGGCGTGGGCACCGTGCTTACCGCGAAAGACCTCGACGCCGCGCTGAAGGCCGGTGCGAAGTTCGCGGTGTCGCCGGGTAGCAGCCCGCGCCTGCTCGATGCGGCCGACGATTCCGAGCTGCCGTTGCTGCCGGGCGCGGCCACGTCGAGCGAAGCCATGGCCCTGCTCGAGCGTGGTTACCGCTTCCAGAAGTTCTTCCCGGCCGTGCCGGCGGGTGGCGCGAAGCTGATCGGCGCATGGGCGTCGCCGCTGCCGCAGATCACCTTCTGCCCGACCGGTGGCATCAGCCTCGCCAATGCCCCGGATTTCCTCTCGCTGCCCAACGTGGCCTGCGTGGGTGGATCGTGGCTGACCCCGGCCGACAAGCTCGCCGCCGGCGACTACGCCGCGATCGAAGCGCTGGCCCGCGAAGCCGCGCAGCTCAGGCGTCGCTGA
- a CDS encoding DMT family transporter yields MVYILLAVLFSVAVSVLLKLARRAGIDIVQAVATNYVVASLLAWQLLGATPQAVIEAKPTWPPLVALGILLPAIFVVLARSVRTAGIVRTDVAQRLSLFVSLFAAFVFLGDVLTTQKALGIGIALLAVGCVLWRRQRGTTEPGAWWAPLLVFAGFGAIDICFKLVAKAGASFAAGLLGAFLIAMLLCWIVVAVRAAAGKAPLTLRSIGSGVLLGAFNFANILFYVKGHVALPKDPSLVFASMNVGVVVLGTLVGAVGFREKLAPVNWVGIALAIAAIVVMTVAV; encoded by the coding sequence ATGGTTTACATCCTTCTTGCCGTTCTCTTCAGCGTCGCGGTTTCCGTCCTGCTGAAGCTCGCCCGTCGCGCGGGCATCGACATCGTCCAGGCCGTCGCCACGAATTACGTGGTGGCGTCCCTGCTCGCCTGGCAGCTGCTCGGCGCCACGCCGCAGGCGGTGATCGAGGCGAAGCCGACGTGGCCGCCGCTGGTCGCGCTGGGCATCCTGCTGCCCGCGATCTTCGTCGTGCTGGCACGGTCGGTACGCACCGCCGGCATCGTTCGCACCGACGTGGCGCAGCGGCTGTCGCTGTTCGTCTCCCTGTTTGCCGCCTTCGTCTTCCTCGGCGACGTGCTGACCACGCAGAAGGCGCTCGGCATCGGCATCGCCCTGCTTGCCGTGGGCTGCGTCCTGTGGCGCAGGCAGCGCGGCACGACGGAGCCCGGTGCGTGGTGGGCGCCGCTGCTGGTGTTCGCGGGGTTCGGCGCGATCGACATCTGCTTCAAACTGGTGGCGAAGGCCGGCGCGTCGTTCGCCGCAGGCCTGCTGGGCGCGTTCCTGATCGCGATGCTGCTGTGCTGGATCGTCGTCGCGGTGCGCGCCGCCGCTGGCAAGGCGCCGCTCACCCTGCGCAGCATCGGTTCCGGCGTGCTGCTGGGCGCCTTCAACTTCGCCAACATCCTGTTCTACGTGAAGGGCCATGTCGCCCTGCCGAAGGATCCGTCCCTGGTCTTCGCATCGATGAACGTCGGCGTGGTGGTGCTGGGCACGCTGGTCGGCGCCGTGGGCTTCAGGGAGAAGCTGGCGCCGGTGAACTGGGTGGGCATCGCGTTGGCCATCGCGGCGATCGTCGTGATGACCGTCGCCGTGTAG
- the proP gene encoding glycine betaine/L-proline transporter ProP, with amino-acid sequence MQDTAGHDAHFGWFTRRRKHLKPDDLTIVDEGMLKRAVGAAALGNAMEWFDFGVYGYLAVTLGHVFFPGSSPTAQVIATFATFTVAFLVRPIGGVVFGPLGDRFGRQRVLAATMIMMAMGTFAIGLIPSYDRIGLWAPVLLLLARLLQGFSTGGEYGGAATFIAEYSTDARRGQMGSWLEFGTLGGYIAGAGVVTALTTLLGEADMLAWGWRVPFLVAGPLGLFGLYMRMKLEETPAFKAHAEAMEAAGDTPRIGLLELVSVHGPQLLKCIGLVLVFNVTDYMLLTYMPSYLTVTLGYSEAKGLLLILIVMLVMMPLNVVGGRFSDRIGRRPMIIGACAAMFLLAVPCMLLVGTGNDALIFAGLMLLGITLVCFTSTMPATLPALFYTPVRYSALSIAFNVSVSLFGGTTPLVTAWLVERTGDPLVPAYYLMGAAVIGVITMLFVRETAGLPLRGSPPAVADHAEAKELLASDAPLTVDETLPPLPEDTPSEPRLV; translated from the coding sequence ATGCAGGACACTGCCGGGCACGACGCCCATTTCGGTTGGTTCACCCGCCGCCGCAAACACCTCAAGCCCGACGACCTGACCATCGTCGACGAGGGCATGCTGAAGCGTGCCGTCGGTGCCGCCGCGCTCGGCAACGCCATGGAGTGGTTCGACTTCGGCGTCTACGGCTACCTCGCCGTCACCCTCGGCCATGTGTTCTTCCCGGGCAGCAGCCCGACCGCGCAGGTGATCGCCACCTTCGCGACGTTCACCGTCGCCTTCCTCGTTCGCCCGATCGGCGGCGTGGTGTTCGGTCCGCTAGGCGATCGCTTCGGTCGCCAGCGCGTGCTCGCCGCGACCATGATCATGATGGCGATGGGCACCTTCGCCATCGGCCTGATCCCCAGCTACGACCGCATCGGCCTGTGGGCACCGGTGCTTCTGTTGCTCGCGCGCCTGCTGCAGGGCTTCTCCACCGGCGGCGAATACGGCGGCGCGGCGACCTTCATCGCCGAATATTCCACCGATGCCCGGCGCGGGCAGATGGGTAGCTGGCTGGAGTTCGGGACGCTGGGCGGATACATCGCCGGCGCGGGCGTGGTCACCGCCCTGACCACCCTGCTCGGCGAAGCGGACATGCTGGCCTGGGGCTGGCGCGTTCCGTTCCTCGTCGCCGGCCCGCTCGGCCTGTTCGGCCTGTACATGCGCATGAAGCTGGAGGAAACCCCGGCGTTCAAGGCACATGCCGAGGCGATGGAAGCCGCGGGCGATACGCCGCGCATCGGCTTGCTCGAGCTGGTCTCGGTGCACGGCCCGCAGCTGTTGAAGTGCATCGGCCTGGTGCTGGTGTTCAACGTCACCGACTACATGCTGCTGACCTACATGCCCAGCTACCTCACCGTGACGCTGGGCTACAGCGAGGCCAAGGGCCTGCTGCTGATCCTGATCGTGATGCTGGTGATGATGCCGCTGAATGTCGTCGGTGGCCGCTTCAGCGACCGCATCGGCCGCCGCCCGATGATCATCGGTGCATGCGCCGCGATGTTCCTGCTCGCGGTACCGTGCATGCTGCTGGTCGGCACCGGCAACGACGCGCTGATCTTCGCCGGCCTGATGCTGCTCGGCATCACCCTGGTCTGCTTCACCAGCACGATGCCGGCGACCTTGCCCGCGCTGTTCTACACGCCGGTGCGCTACAGCGCGCTGTCGATCGCGTTCAACGTGTCGGTGTCGCTGTTCGGTGGCACGACGCCGCTGGTCACCGCGTGGCTGGTCGAACGCACGGGCGATCCGCTGGTGCCGGCGTATTACCTGATGGGTGCGGCGGTGATCGGCGTGATCACCATGCTGTTCGTGCGCGAAACGGCAGGCCTGCCGCTACGCGGTTCGCCGCCGGCCGTCGCCGACCACGCCGAAGCGAAGGAACTGCTCGCCAGCGACGCGCCGCTGACGGTCGACGAAACCCTGCCGCCGCTGCCCGAAGACACCCCCAGCGAACCCCGCCTCGTGTAG
- a CDS encoding LacI family DNA-binding transcriptional regulator, with product MRSPTIKDVAERAGVSLKTVSRVINHEPSVHARTRDKVQRAIEALDYQPDQAARSLRSARTYALGLVYDNPNAHYVIAMQNGVLSVCRERGFGLQIHPCDSSAPRLAEQLGDLVRRNRLAGLVLCPPMSEQPGLLSLLTEQGVPFVRIISARQDPKDGWPCVFVDDRDAAYAITEHLIQLGHHRIGFLWGGKEHRSSPERYQGYADALREYGIEVDTALVVEGDYSFDDGFRGARKLLGLRNPPTAIFGSNDEIAAGVLAAARSGGVDVPWELSIAGFEDSPFSKQSWPALTTARQNTEEIGRHAAQRLIAEIERDGGAPEIDNEGFSPDLVVRGSTAPRRL from the coding sequence TTGCGTAGCCCCACCATCAAGGACGTGGCCGAGCGGGCCGGCGTTTCGCTGAAGACCGTCTCCCGCGTCATCAACCACGAACCGTCGGTCCACGCCCGCACCCGCGACAAGGTGCAGCGCGCCATCGAGGCACTCGATTACCAGCCTGACCAGGCCGCACGCAGCCTGCGCAGCGCGCGCACCTATGCGCTGGGCCTGGTCTACGACAACCCCAACGCCCACTACGTCATCGCGATGCAGAACGGCGTGCTGTCGGTCTGCCGCGAGCGTGGCTTCGGCCTGCAGATCCACCCCTGCGATTCGTCCGCGCCGCGCCTTGCCGAACAGCTGGGTGACCTGGTCCGGCGCAACCGCCTGGCCGGCCTGGTGCTGTGCCCGCCGATGTCGGAACAGCCGGGCCTGCTCTCGCTGCTGACCGAGCAGGGCGTGCCGTTCGTGCGGATCATTTCCGCCCGGCAGGATCCGAAGGATGGCTGGCCGTGCGTGTTCGTCGACGACCGCGACGCGGCGTACGCGATCACCGAGCACCTGATCCAGCTCGGCCATCACCGGATCGGTTTCCTCTGGGGCGGCAAGGAACATCGCTCCAGCCCGGAGCGCTACCAGGGTTACGCGGACGCGTTGCGCGAGTACGGCATCGAGGTCGACACGGCGCTGGTCGTCGAAGGCGACTATTCATTCGACGACGGATTCCGTGGCGCGCGCAAGCTGCTTGGCCTGCGCAACCCACCCACGGCCATCTTCGGTTCGAACGACGAGATCGCCGCCGGCGTCCTCGCGGCGGCACGCTCCGGCGGCGTCGACGTGCCGTGGGAGCTGTCGATCGCCGGCTTCGAAGACAGCCCGTTCTCCAAGCAGTCCTGGCCCGCGCTGACCACCGCGCGGCAGAACACCGAAGAAATCGGCCGGCATGCGGCACAACGCCTCATCGCCGAGATCGAACGCGATGGCGGTGCGCCGGAAATCGACAACGAAGGCTTCAGCCCCGACCTGGTCGTGCGCGGCTCCACCGCCCCCCGCCGCCTGTAG
- a CDS encoding sugar MFS transporter — translation MSSTTAAVGETRHSSVGPMIIIGILFFIFGFVTWLNGPLITFVKLAFNLDDVGAFLVPSAFYLSYFFLALPASFILKKTGMKKGMGLGLFVMAIGAATFGQFVTMRVYPGALTGLFIIGAGLSLLQTASNPYISVLGPIDSAAQRIAFMGICNKIAGALAPFVFGWVVMSNIGGFDKQIAAAASQEEKEALLNAFAAKVHMPYLAMAGLLVVLAIWVVRSSLPEIRASTDNSERAIGHAKGSIFSFPHLWLGVLCLFVYVGVEVMAGDAIGTYGQGFGMTPEDTKHFTSFTLFAMLIGYVAGLVLIPKVVSQHKYLALSAVLGVLFSIGTYVTTGYTSVGFVAALGFANAMMWPAIFPLAIKGLGSLTEFGSALLIMGIAGGAIVPQLFAHLKQGHDFQLVFLAIMVPCYLYILYYGAAGHKVGQHAKG, via the coding sequence ATGTCGTCAACCACGGCCGCCGTCGGCGAGACACGCCATTCGAGCGTCGGGCCGATGATCATCATCGGCATCCTGTTTTTCATCTTCGGCTTCGTCACCTGGCTCAACGGCCCGCTGATCACCTTCGTGAAGCTTGCCTTCAACCTCGACGACGTGGGCGCGTTCCTGGTCCCCAGCGCTTTCTATCTCTCCTACTTCTTCCTCGCCCTGCCCGCCTCCTTCATCCTGAAGAAGACCGGCATGAAGAAAGGCATGGGCCTGGGCCTGTTCGTGATGGCGATCGGCGCGGCCACCTTCGGCCAGTTCGTCACCATGCGCGTCTACCCGGGTGCCCTCACCGGCCTCTTCATCATCGGCGCAGGCCTTTCGCTGCTGCAGACGGCGTCCAACCCGTACATCTCGGTGCTCGGCCCGATCGACAGCGCGGCCCAGCGCATCGCCTTCATGGGCATCTGCAACAAGATCGCCGGTGCACTCGCCCCGTTCGTGTTCGGCTGGGTGGTGATGAGCAACATCGGTGGCTTCGACAAGCAGATCGCCGCGGCCGCGTCGCAGGAGGAGAAGGAAGCGCTGCTCAACGCCTTCGCCGCGAAGGTGCACATGCCGTACCTCGCCATGGCCGGCCTGCTGGTGGTGCTGGCGATCTGGGTGGTGCGTTCGTCGCTGCCGGAAATCCGCGCATCCACCGATAACTCCGAGCGTGCCATCGGCCACGCGAAGGGCAGCATCTTCAGCTTCCCGCACCTGTGGCTCGGCGTGCTCTGCCTGTTCGTCTACGTGGGCGTGGAAGTGATGGCGGGCGACGCCATCGGCACCTACGGCCAGGGCTTCGGCATGACCCCGGAAGACACCAAGCACTTCACCTCGTTCACCCTGTTCGCGATGCTGATCGGTTACGTCGCCGGCCTAGTGCTGATCCCGAAGGTGGTGTCGCAGCACAAGTACCTGGCCCTGTCGGCGGTGCTCGGCGTGCTGTTCTCGATCGGCACGTATGTCACCACCGGCTATACCTCGGTCGGCTTCGTCGCCGCGCTGGGCTTCGCCAACGCGATGATGTGGCCGGCAATCTTCCCGCTGGCGATCAAGGGCCTGGGTTCGCTGACCGAGTTCGGCTCGGCACTGCTGATCATGGGCATCGCGGGCGGCGCCATCGTCCCGCAGCTGTTCGCGCACCTGAAGCAGGGCCACGACTTCCAGCTGGTGTTCCTGGCCATCATGGTGCCGTGCTACCTGTACATCCTGTATTACGGGGCGGCGGGCCATAAAGTCGGCCAGCACGCGAAGGGCTAA
- a CDS encoding glucokinase has translation MHTTRAEAFIAADVGGTHARIGLVRQALAGGTFEVLRYERYACAEWPSLTAVLQDFLTHLDGQFAVRHCAVASAGYVLGDAIVNENLPWPVSIGHIRDSLHLTGLRVVNDFEAVAYACQFLRDHETTAIIQPDTAPVAGPILVMGPGTGLGSAVLLPGKPHATVLPTEAGQISLAPGNAREAAILAELAKGRDYVPYETALSGPGLVNLYQAISTLRGTPATLAEPAGVTAAALAGNDPAAVEALDVFCGLLGSFVGDLAMLYGARGGVFLAGGILPQVREYLAASSFADRFFNKGVMRAFLQQVPVRLMDHGQLGVIGAAGLYLHGSAAH, from the coding sequence GTGCATACGACCCGGGCGGAGGCGTTCATCGCCGCCGACGTGGGCGGCACGCATGCCCGCATTGGCCTCGTCCGCCAGGCCCTGGCCGGCGGTACGTTCGAAGTGCTGCGCTACGAGCGCTACGCCTGTGCCGAATGGCCGAGCCTGACCGCCGTGCTGCAGGATTTCCTGACCCACCTCGACGGCCAGTTCGCCGTGCGCCACTGCGCGGTGGCCAGCGCGGGCTACGTGCTCGGCGACGCCATCGTCAACGAGAACCTGCCCTGGCCGGTCTCGATCGGGCATATCCGCGACAGCCTGCATCTCACCGGCCTGCGCGTGGTCAACGACTTCGAAGCCGTGGCCTACGCCTGCCAGTTCCTGCGCGACCACGAAACCACCGCGATCATCCAGCCGGACACCGCGCCGGTGGCCGGGCCGATCCTCGTGATGGGCCCGGGCACCGGCCTGGGTTCCGCCGTGCTCTTGCCGGGCAAGCCGCACGCGACCGTCCTGCCGACCGAAGCGGGCCAGATCTCGCTGGCACCGGGCAACGCGCGCGAAGCGGCGATCCTCGCCGAGCTGGCGAAGGGCCGCGACTACGTACCGTACGAGACCGCGCTTTCGGGCCCGGGCCTCGTCAACCTCTACCAGGCTATTTCGACGCTGCGCGGCACGCCCGCGACGCTGGCCGAACCTGCAGGCGTCACCGCTGCCGCACTCGCCGGGAACGATCCCGCCGCGGTGGAGGCACTGGACGTGTTCTGCGGGCTGCTCGGCAGCTTCGTCGGCGATCTCGCGATGCTTTACGGCGCGCGTGGTGGCGTATTCCTCGCCGGCGGCATCCTGCCGCAAGTGCGTGAGTACCTCGCCGCCAGCAGCTTCGCCGACAGGTTTTTCAACAAGGGCGTTATGCGCGCCTTTCTCCAGCAAGTGCCGGTACGTCTGATGGACCACGGACAGTTGGGAGTGATCGGTGCCGCCGGTCTCTACCTGCACGGTTCGGCTGCTCATTGA
- a CDS encoding TonB-dependent receptor: MSHRRNLLAASIIAGLCCFTGIAAAQDASAPPAKPQTAQEKADAAKAAQLEGITVTGIRASLEKSLDTKRNADAIVEAVTAEDIGKFPNTNVAEAMTQIPGVTIDRQFGQGDRVSIDGTDPSLNLTFLNGQPVSQTPWQYGAQPNRGFDFTMLAPEIVGRLEVYKSPEARLTEGSLGGTVLLHTLEPLDLPANTVRGSFGLNYNDQGTPGARPNGSALYSWKNDASTFGVITSIQHYEEKIDRQGFEIFSYSPVSKWASSPAVAAGIANGSLDPNAKVPDEINSAWFQQKRKRDTATLGFQLRPTDNWSLEFNNLFVRENFDNWNQSLYPFTGATPGNVTSFNQGPNGVVTGGHVCGNDDPNCPAIAQGTFDSNIRKSVVRTVAHDLKSTWQGDGWQLASAAGYSKAINNNISQAVMEPVYAGGYTWDINKGFNFDSPAAARDPANWHMGDVDGLGGWPGNYGSYSAHSRDTYAQLDFSKYFDSFINEIAVGYRWNRHEEGMNAHVYGGNAPTNLAALGFGGYTDTLDALNGLDGSASHVMPDRDAQYAWVRNTNGGNEDPGTYLNGTYKLVEKTNAAYAQANFAGGGFHGNFGIRYVDTKTDGTGFNYSGAPVLPAPAGSWQTSSRTSKNWLPSLNVAYDLTDDVVLRAAAAKVIARPPYNMQVNNLFLNDSVLTGSGGNPNLKDYSSKNYSVSGEWYFAPQSYLALTGFYKKIDNYTVVDSANELQFNSGLLNDPTTFARQVAQGLCTPDGFCEYSISRLRNTGAGKVRGGSLSYQQAFWDTGFGMTASYTYAKGTLDSGGSLPYNSKNAYSLSPYYENGPFSARVTYNWRSKYLAGGYIAGAPPATTADYGDLGATIGWKLNKNVSFTLAGMNLTNEEYKQYLTVTSLPVAKYTTGRRYMASVHFDL; encoded by the coding sequence ATGTCGCATCGTAGGAACCTGCTCGCGGCGAGCATCATCGCCGGACTCTGTTGCTTCACGGGTATTGCCGCCGCGCAGGACGCGTCGGCCCCGCCCGCCAAGCCGCAGACCGCCCAGGAAAAAGCTGACGCCGCCAAGGCCGCGCAGCTCGAGGGCATCACCGTCACCGGCATCCGCGCCAGCCTCGAGAAGTCGCTGGACACCAAGCGCAATGCCGACGCCATCGTCGAGGCCGTCACCGCCGAAGACATTGGCAAGTTCCCGAACACCAACGTCGCCGAAGCGATGACGCAGATCCCGGGCGTCACCATCGACCGTCAGTTCGGCCAGGGCGACCGCGTGTCCATCGACGGCACCGATCCCAGCCTGAACCTCACGTTCCTCAACGGCCAGCCGGTGTCGCAGACGCCGTGGCAGTACGGCGCACAGCCGAACCGCGGCTTCGACTTCACCATGCTGGCGCCGGAAATCGTCGGTCGCCTGGAAGTCTACAAGTCGCCCGAGGCGCGCCTCACCGAAGGCAGCCTGGGCGGTACCGTGCTGCTGCACACGCTCGAGCCGCTCGACCTGCCGGCCAACACCGTGCGCGGTTCGTTCGGCCTGAACTACAACGACCAGGGCACGCCGGGCGCACGCCCGAACGGCTCGGCGCTGTACAGCTGGAAGAACGACGCCAGCACGTTCGGCGTGATCACCTCGATCCAGCACTACGAGGAAAAGATCGACCGCCAGGGCTTCGAGATCTTCAGCTACAGCCCGGTCTCCAAGTGGGCTTCGAGCCCGGCCGTCGCCGCCGGCATCGCCAACGGTTCGCTCGATCCGAACGCCAAGGTGCCCGACGAAATCAACTCGGCGTGGTTCCAGCAGAAGCGCAAGCGCGATACCGCGACGCTGGGCTTCCAGCTGCGCCCGACCGACAACTGGTCGCTCGAGTTCAACAACCTGTTCGTCCGCGAGAACTTCGACAACTGGAACCAGTCGCTGTATCCGTTCACCGGCGCCACGCCGGGTAACGTCACCAGCTTCAACCAGGGCCCGAACGGCGTGGTCACCGGTGGCCATGTCTGCGGCAACGACGATCCGAACTGCCCGGCGATCGCGCAGGGCACGTTCGACAGCAACATCCGCAAGTCGGTGGTGCGTACGGTTGCCCACGACCTGAAGTCGACTTGGCAGGGCGACGGCTGGCAGCTCGCCAGCGCGGCCGGCTACAGCAAGGCGATCAACAACAACATCTCCCAGGCCGTGATGGAGCCGGTGTACGCCGGTGGCTACACCTGGGACATCAACAAGGGCTTCAACTTCGACAGCCCCGCAGCCGCGCGTGACCCGGCCAACTGGCACATGGGCGACGTCGACGGCCTCGGCGGCTGGCCCGGCAACTACGGCTCGTACTCGGCGCACTCGCGCGACACCTACGCCCAGCTGGACTTCTCGAAGTACTTCGATTCGTTCATCAACGAAATCGCCGTCGGCTACCGCTGGAACCGTCACGAAGAGGGCATGAACGCCCACGTCTACGGCGGCAACGCACCGACCAACCTGGCCGCGCTCGGCTTTGGCGGCTACACCGACACGCTCGATGCGCTCAACGGCCTCGACGGTTCGGCCAGCCACGTGATGCCCGACCGTGACGCCCAGTACGCCTGGGTGCGCAACACCAACGGCGGCAACGAAGACCCGGGTACCTACCTCAACGGTACGTACAAGCTGGTCGAGAAGACCAACGCGGCTTACGCCCAGGCCAACTTCGCGGGCGGTGGCTTCCACGGCAACTTCGGTATCCGCTACGTGGATACGAAGACCGACGGCACCGGCTTCAACTACAGCGGCGCCCCGGTGCTGCCGGCCCCGGCCGGCTCGTGGCAGACCTCGTCGCGCACGTCGAAGAACTGGCTGCCCAGCCTCAACGTGGCCTATGACCTGACCGACGACGTCGTGCTGCGTGCAGCCGCCGCCAAGGTGATCGCGCGTCCGCCGTACAACATGCAGGTGAACAACCTGTTCCTCAACGACTCGGTGCTGACCGGCTCGGGTGGCAACCCGAACCTGAAGGACTACAGCTCGAAGAACTACTCGGTGTCGGGTGAGTGGTACTTCGCACCGCAGTCGTACCTCGCGCTGACCGGCTTCTACAAGAAGATCGACAACTACACCGTCGTCGATTCGGCCAACGAACTGCAGTTCAACTCGGGCCTGCTCAACGACCCGACCACGTTCGCGCGCCAGGTGGCCCAGGGCCTCTGCACGCCGGACGGTTTCTGCGAGTACTCGATCAGCCGTCTGCGCAACACGGGTGCCGGCAAGGTCCGTGGCGGCAGCCTGAGCTACCAGCAGGCGTTCTGGGATACCGGCTTCGGCATGACCGCGAGCTACACGTATGCCAAGGGCACGCTCGATTCCGGTGGTTCGCTGCCGTACAACTCGAAGAACGCCTACTCGCTCAGCCCGTACTACGAGAACGGCCCATTCAGCGCCCGCGTCACGTACAACTGGCGCAGCAAGTACCTCGCCGGCGGTTACATCGCCGGTGCGCCGCCGGCCACCACGGCCGACTACGGCGACCTGGGCGCGACGATCGGCTGGAAGCTCAACAAGAACGTCTCGTTCACCCTCGCGGGCATGAACCTGACGAACGAAGAGTACAAGCAGTACCTCACCGTCACCTCGCTGCCGGTGGCCAAGTACACGACCGGCCGCCGCTACATGGCTTCGGTGCACTTCGACCTCTGA